TCTGAAAATAAATTCCCAGTTCTACGGTCTTTTACTTTATAGGACATTTTTTGCCTCCGTTCACTGTCAAAACTGCAAGGGTTTTTGGCTCTTTTCCCGTTTTTCCTTGCAGTTTTTGTGTTATTTTCTATGTCCTATTATACTATTTTTCCGTTTATATGTCAATGAACTTTTGCTTTTTTCAGTGAATCCTAAGTAATTTGACAAAAAGAAGACATTGTAGTTGCCCATTTATGTGTGATTTTAATAAAGATGCCGATAAATCGGCAACTACAAATACTTATTGCGTCTGTATTAGTTATTTCACATTATTTATATTTATTCTTTTTTGTTCAGACCGACCAAAAACTTCTGGTGTATACATTTTCTTCTGCTTTTGTTGCGGGCATAATAAAAAAATCCCCACTAAAAATAATGGGAGGTAGGATAAATTTTTGTAATCGGCATTATTTATCCAAATCGGATAGTGAATGTATCGGCTTTATTTTACCATTACGCAATTCTTTCTCACCCCGTCTCATTTTTCGCAGTGCATCACGCACTTCTGCAAGATGTTTTTGTAATTTTTCGTATTCTTTCTTACGAACCACAATAAGTTCATCTCCGTGTGTTAATTGTTTAGGAATAGTTATTGTTGTTTGCATATTTCCCTCCACTTGTCTCTTATGAAAATTATAATACAAAACAGCGATTTTGTCAACCCCACCCTTTCTCAGGGTTTTTTTATAAAGTGCGGGGTCAACTGTTTTTTAGTTCTGTAAGTTTTTGTAGAAATCATATGGTTGGAACTCTCCATTTATGTATTTTAAAACCATAAGATGTAGATGTGTTGGACTCCTTGCAGGTGCTGCTGAAAAACCTGTTCTGCCTATCGTCCCTAACTTATCTCCAGCTGAAACTTTCTGGCCTGGTTCAACCAAAACATCCCTAAGATGTGCGTAGTAGGTAACAAGTTTTTGTTGCGGGTGATAACACCAGATATAGTTCCCGCCTCTAAGTTTACCCCGCCCCTGCATGCAGGAGCGGGGTTTACTTCCTTTGCTCCACTCTTTAAAGATAGAAATTACAATACCGTCAAGCATAGCAACTACAAAAACTGGTTTTCCTGTAAGGTCATCAAGACAGTTTTGGTCTTTATCACGAATAAACCCAAATTACTCAGTTGGGTATAAAAAAAGCACCATTTTTTGTATAATCTCCTTGATATAAAAAAATCCAAAAAAGGAGGCACAAAAAAATGGTGCAGTTC
This region of Elusimicrobiota bacterium genomic DNA includes:
- a CDS encoding M23 family metallopeptidase, with protein sequence MLDGIVISIFKEWSKGSKPRSCMQGRGKLRGGNYIWCYHPQQKLVTYYAHLRDVLVEPGQKVSAGDKLGTIGRTGFSAAPARSPTHLHLMVLKYINGEFQPYDFYKNLQN